Part of the Henckelia pumila isolate YLH828 chromosome 2, ASM3356847v2, whole genome shotgun sequence genome is shown below.
aataaatactaatTATAAGGTTTAATGGTCTGTCAAATCATTATTTTACATACTAAAACAACTATTTAGAGTACTCGATAGTGTAGGTGTCGAATGTTTATACAGTtgaaataaatgatattttttatttttaaaattaattattttttcctaATATAAAGATatgattgaattaaaaaaatatagaaataGATAAGATTTAAGCAATTATTAAAAAAACGTTACAAAATGCATGAATCACGCaagtacaaaaaataaaatcaaatgtaGAGGCCACGTTTATATAATCGAACATAATTTTGATTTAAGATGACATTttgatacatatatattttttagttcAAGGAAAAACAATTGAAAAGACACTTGAAATTGCTGTTTTGACTCTTTTTTTTCCCGAATTAAAATAATAGAAAACGAAAATTCAAAAAaggtgttaaaaaaaaaaagaaaaaggaaagaaaattgcgaggttttattttatttggagAGTTTTAGAAAAATAATTGGGAAATTGTCTTGATAATATGAAATAAATGTTACTTTTTTCAAGTGAAACTAAATATTCGTTGTAGACATCAAACCAATAAGTGATTGGATTATTTCAAATCAACTTTTAAATAGCTTATATTCCGtgtcaaaatatattataataatatatgtaCTTTGTAACAATTTAAAATACAGTACTCTGGAGGATATAAAGAAAAAATAAGTGCAGAAATGAGTAAATGTAGAGTAGACGAAATATGTTTCGAGAACAGAGAAAAACAAAAACAGAATCTGTTAACAACATATTAATCTTATtcatatttacaattaaatataaaatttttggcataaaaaatactattttttaaCATATGATCCATATAAAAGAtctatctcacaaaattaagtTGTGATatccatcaatatttttttttttatttaatggaTGAGAATGGTTGAGAATTCATCAGTGGGGAAAAAAAGTGATTGATTTCACTTTTTAGTACTTTTGCTTCAATTCTTTTtcctctttcttttttttttcttttcaaaaaataaCTTTCTACATATAAGTCACGAATAattctaatatttatttttcacaaaaactcGGAAGTCCATTTCACGAGTTGGCAGTCGAAGCTAAACACCAATACCATTAATTTGAAGTGTTGATTGGGGGAACACTCGTACTGAATTTTATTCAGTCGCAATATGATTTCTGAAAGCCATTCTGATGCTAATCAAAACTCCATTTCATCACATCTGAAAAAGCACCTCATTCTTGGTAGCAGTTGATCTACTCTCATGCAATCAAGAGCCACAAGCTTCACCGAAACTACTCGAAACTCGATGTTCGACTCCATGTTTTCTTTACGTATTCCTCAACAGAAAGAGGACTGCTTTGATCCATGCTGCTAAATGATGTAGAGCTTTCGGCTACATCAAAAAAGGCAAGACTTAGATGGGATTCGGCACGTAAATCTGGATAAACTTCATCATCGTTATCGTTCTGGTTATCCAAATCATCGTAATTCTCAGATTTTGGACTTGATTCTTCGTATTCATGTTCATCTCCACGAAGGATACTCAATATCTGAAGTTCACATAAGAAGAAAAGCAAGAGTTGATGTCAACACAACAATTTATATGGTAGAACTACCAAAACCTTGCCCAGGCGTCGGTTGGCAAGTTTTGGTAGCAAAAGATAACATGTATATGGCTCCATCCGAGGATATGTTATAGCATAGTATCTTTACTATCATCTATAGCTTATGGAACGACCAATAATTAATCCTATAATTGGTATACGATAATAAGAGTCAAGATCCTGAGTTCGACTCCTGTGAGTTACAAGATATTATCCTTCAGAAGAGATTTTTTAGAAGCAAAAATTCATTCTGTTGCTCCATGTGCCTATCTATATTGTACAACAATTGAAGCACCATCTTCGACTACCCCAAGGCTTAAGATACAGAGCCAGATGCCAGGTTCTGCACAGTACAGAAGTAAGAAATGTGCATATGTAAATGGAACTCACTCATGGTTACCTGGTGCATTTTGGGACGAAGACGTGCTGCTTGCGTTAGACACAAGCGTGCTGCTCGAGCCAGTCTTTGAATTTGAGTCTCGTCAACTTTGTCATCCAAAGCCAAATCAGGATCCGATATACTCTTAAAATCACCACTTTCTAGCCTCGGTCTTGCCTAAAACAAGCACAGGTTTCTAAACTTTATATAAAATAGATtggagatacttctgaaattCAGTAGGATATATGTTCTTACCCACATGACTAAACTTTCTTGGCCCTTTTCAGTATCCAAGCCAATAGGTTTCCTTCCGGATAGCAATTCAAGTAATACGACTCCAAAAGCATATACATCAATCTTGTCACTTACTTTGCCATACATAAAATACTCAGGTGCGAGATAACCGAAAGTTCCTACAATATTATCATCAGTCAAGAAAGACGCTGCAGTGGGTCCCCATATCGCCAATCCAAAGTCAGATAACTGATGATCAAAATGAAAAATTATTGTTAGACAAGATAAGCGATATATTGTGAGGATTATTTAATCAAACATGACTACTAGGTAAACGAGGTAGGATGGACAAAACTACCTGTGGTTCTAGTTCATCAGTGAGTAGAATATTTGAAGACTTGATGTCTCTATGAATGATCGGTTTTGGGCATCCGTTGTGTATGTAATTTAGTGCTTCAGCAATCCCAAGGGCTATTTTGAATCGTACCTCCCATGATAAGATGGCGTTTTTCTTTCTGTCGCCACCTGCTTCAATAATAAACTTGATATTCATCTGTATATGGATGGCTTATCAAGACAAGAAACTCGTATTCTCACTCAACTTACCATGTAGCCTCTCTTCCAAATTCCCTTTCGACAAGAAATCATAAACAGATATGAGATTATTATCTTCTATGCAAATTCCAAGCAAAGGTGTGATTCTTTTATGCTTAGCTGTGGTGATTATTTCAACCTCCAAGATAAAATCCTTCCACGCCTCTTTTGATGATCTCAAAATCTTTACTGCTACTGGTTTTCCTTCAGAGAGAATCCCCTTGTACACGGAATTACACCCTCCTTTTCCAATAAGATTCCCTGTAAAAATTGAATATAATCAGAGAATACAGAGTAAACATGGGTCGTTAGCTGAATATGGAATGGATTTGTTTCCTGTAATAACCTGATGAGAACTCGGAAGTCGCTATTTTAAGGGCATCATAACTATAAACTTGACATCTTGGCGAATTTTTTTCGAGTACAAGTTCCAAATCTTTTGGCAGCTCTTGTCTCTTGGTTGCTTCGTCTATGGTATCTTCGTCTTCCAATTTGTCCTTTTCACTTCCGGATTCAGCAATGTCAAACAAAGGGCGATTTGGTAAGCTCATTACCCATTTCACCACTGACATGTTTCTTGCTTCCAAAGCAGGCTGAATAACCGAACTAGCTGTTTGGAGTAAAGGCCAACCAGGCCTTTGGTTTGTAAAATCCTCCACAGGTAGTGATAGTGAACTCAGGGAACCCCTCTGAAATCTTGTTATACGGCTAAAAGCCTCATCTCTTGAACCCATTGAGATGCCTTCTATTCCATCATAACTGAGCCTGCTGATTTCCGATATCTCTGATTCTCCAAATTCCGACTGGTTATCTTTGGACATCAAGCCATCAGTTAAACAATAACTCGGCTTTGGATCTTTACCAGGACCTATAATCAGCACATTGTTTGTAATATCATTCAAgaatcaagccataaattcccAAGATATAGTGAAAACAAATCCAAACCTTGCAACTGGTGGGTGGAAAACCTGCTGAACACAATCCTTCCGTTGTGAATTGCCATAACTTCAGTCGAGGGAGGCAGCCTTTTCGCGCAATATTTAGCAACCGAAGCCCATCCCCTAAAAGACGGCTTTGTAAAAACTTAATTTTCAAACAAGAAACCCCTGAAAATATATGACAATCTATAGCTTTACCCCAGTGCAGTGTGCTTAGTAATCCCCACCACAACTACTGATGCAGAATGGTTCTTTGCTTCCATTACCAGAACTTTTCTGATTGACTTGGCTTTAAAGACTTCCACGGTGAGGCCAACCTGGACACCCCACCAaaaatataagaaaaaaaaGCAAAAGATTAACAACGACGACTCACCGTTACGCCCTTCTACTTTACCACGAACATACAGAGACCGGGGATACATAAAAATACTCGTGGAACCACAGAAACTAACCTGCTTTTTGCAGCACAGACCTTGATAGTCTTCCAGGTAACCTTCCAGCAGAGCTTCCTCCTTTGAAA
Proteins encoded:
- the LOC140882554 gene encoding protein kinase STUNTED-like isoform X2 is translated as MTAERLDLGRKLVVVGVRLDCHTKELLDWAVVKVADSGDTVVAVHVCRNSDSISKEEALLEGYLEDYQGLCCKKQVGLTVEVFKAKSIRKVLVMEAKNHSASVVVVGITKHTALGGWASVAKYCAKRLPPSTEVMAIHNGRIVFSRFSTHQLQGPGKDPKPSYCLTDGLMSKDNQSEFGESEISEISRLSYDGIEGISMGSRDEAFSRITRFQRGSLSSLSLPVEDFTNQRPGWPLLQTASSVIQPALEARNMSVVKWVMSLPNRPLFDIAESGSEKDKLEDEDTIDEATKRQELPKDLELVLEKNSPRCQVYSYDALKIATSEFSSGNLIGKGGCNSVYKGILSEGKPVAVKILRSSKEAWKDFILEVEIITTAKHKRITPLLGICIEDNNLISVYDFLSKGNLEERLHGGDRKKNAILSWEVRFKIALGIAEALNYIHNGCPKPIIHRDIKSSNILLTDELEPQLSDFGLAIWGPTAASFLTDDNIVGTFGYLAPEYFMYGKVSDKIDVYAFGVVLLELLSGRKPIGLDTEKGQESLVMQDRG
- the LOC140882554 gene encoding protein kinase STUNTED-like isoform X1, which produces MTAERLDLGRKLVVVGVRLDCHTKELLDWAVVKVADSGDTVVAVHVCRNSDSISKEEALLEGYLEDYQGLCCKKQVGLTVEVFKAKSIRKVLVMEAKNHSASVVVVGITKHTALGGWASVAKYCAKRLPPSTEVMAIHNGRIVFSRFSTHQLQGPGKDPKPSYCLTDGLMSKDNQSEFGESEISEISRLSYDGIEGISMGSRDEAFSRITRFQRGSLSSLSLPVEDFTNQRPGWPLLQTASSVIQPALEARNMSVVKWVMSLPNRPLFDIAESGSEKDKLEDEDTIDEATKRQELPKDLELVLEKNSPRCQVYSYDALKIATSEFSSGNLIGKGGCNSVYKGILSEGKPVAVKILRSSKEAWKDFILEVEIITTAKHKRITPLLGICIEDNNLISVYDFLSKGNLEERLHGGDRKKNAILSWEVRFKIALGIAEALNYIHNGCPKPIIHRDIKSSNILLTDELEPQLSDFGLAIWGPTAASFLTDDNIVGTFGYLAPEYFMYGKVSDKIDVYAFGVVLLELLSGRKPIGLDTEKGQESLVMWARPRLESGDFKSISDPDLALDDKVDETQIQRLARAARLCLTQAARLRPKMHQILSILRGDEHEYEESSPKSENYDDLDNQNDNDDEVYPDLRAESHLSLAFFDVAESSTSFSSMDQSSPLSVEEYVKKTWSRTSSFE